In the Lysinibacillus sp. PLM2 genome, one interval contains:
- the sucC gene encoding succinate--CoA ligase [ADP-forming] subunit beta produces the protein MNIHEYQGKEILRKYGVAVPNGKVAFSPEEAVKVAKELGSNVTVVKAQIHAGGRGKAGGVKIAKNLDEVRTYAKELLGKILVTHQTGPEGKEVKRLYIEEGSDIKKEYYLSFVLDRATSRVTLMGSEEGGMDIEEVAEQTPEKIFKEVIDPVTGLLPFQARRLAFNMNIPANLVNKAAKLMLGLYEAFVDKDASILEINPLVVTGNGEVVALDAKFNFDSNALYRHKDIVELRDFDEEDAKEIEASKHDLSYISLDGNIGCMVNGAGLAMATMDTISYYGGSPANFLDVGGGATTEKVTEAFKIILSDPNVKGIFVNIFGGIMKCDVIAEGVIAAAKQVGLNVPLVVRLEGTNVDIGKELLNASGLNIVAADSMADGAQKIVELVG, from the coding sequence ATGAATATCCACGAGTATCAAGGAAAGGAAATCCTTAGAAAATATGGGGTGGCAGTTCCGAATGGAAAAGTAGCATTTTCTCCTGAGGAAGCTGTAAAAGTTGCAAAGGAACTAGGTTCTAATGTAACAGTTGTAAAAGCGCAAATTCATGCTGGCGGAAGAGGGAAAGCTGGCGGTGTAAAAATTGCAAAAAATTTAGATGAAGTTAGAACTTATGCGAAAGAACTACTAGGAAAAATTCTAGTGACGCATCAAACTGGTCCAGAAGGAAAAGAAGTAAAAAGACTTTACATTGAAGAAGGATCAGACATTAAAAAAGAATACTATTTAAGCTTTGTTTTAGATAGAGCTACATCAAGAGTTACTCTAATGGGATCTGAAGAAGGCGGTATGGATATCGAAGAGGTAGCAGAACAAACGCCTGAGAAAATTTTTAAAGAAGTAATCGATCCAGTTACTGGTTTACTTCCATTCCAAGCAAGACGTTTGGCATTTAACATGAATATTCCTGCCAATTTAGTAAATAAAGCAGCGAAGTTAATGTTAGGGTTGTATGAAGCGTTTGTAGATAAGGATGCTTCAATTCTAGAAATTAATCCACTCGTTGTAACAGGAAATGGTGAGGTAGTTGCACTAGATGCGAAATTCAATTTCGATTCAAATGCATTATATCGCCATAAAGATATTGTTGAGTTAAGAGATTTTGATGAAGAGGATGCTAAAGAAATAGAGGCCTCAAAACACGATTTAAGCTATATATCACTTGATGGAAATATTGGATGTATGGTAAATGGTGCTGGACTAGCTATGGCGACTATGGACACAATTAGTTATTATGGTGGCAGTCCTGCTAACTTCCTAGATGTTGGTGGCGGTGCAACGACTGAGAAAGTAACGGAAGCGTTTAAAATTATATTATCTGATCCAAACGTGAAAGGGATATTTGTAAACATTTTCGGAGGCATTATGAAATGTGATGTTATCGCAGAAGGTGTTATTGCTGCAGCGAAACAAGTCGGCTTAAATGTCCCATTAGTAGTACGTTTGGAAGGAACAAATGTTGACATAGGTAAAGAATTATTAAACGCTTCAGGGTTAAATATTGTTGCTGCAGATTCCATGGCGGATGGCGCACAAAAAATTGTCGAATTAGTAGGCTAA
- the sucD gene encoding succinate--CoA ligase [ADP-forming] subunit alpha encodes MGVYINADTKVIVQGITGETALFHTKQMLEYGTKIVAGVTPGKGGTSVEGVPVFNTVKDAVEKTGANVSVIYVPAPFAADAILEAVDAELDMAICITEHIPVLDMVKVKRYMEGKKTRLVGPNCPGVITADECKIGIMPGYIHKKGHIGVVSRSGTLTYEAVHQLSQAGIGQTSAVGIGGDPVNGTNFIDVLQEFNNDPETYAVVMIGEIGGTAEEEAAEWIKKNMTKPVVGFIGGQTAPPGKRMGHAGAIISGGKGTAKDKIKAMNDAGIEVAPTPSVIGETLIKVLKEKGLYEKCKTH; translated from the coding sequence ATGGGTGTATATATTAATGCTGATACGAAAGTAATTGTGCAAGGAATTACAGGCGAAACAGCTCTATTTCATACAAAACAAATGTTAGAATATGGTACAAAAATTGTCGCAGGTGTTACACCTGGAAAGGGAGGAACTTCAGTAGAAGGTGTTCCCGTGTTTAATACAGTAAAAGATGCAGTAGAAAAAACAGGTGCAAATGTTTCGGTCATTTACGTTCCAGCACCATTTGCCGCTGACGCTATATTGGAAGCTGTAGATGCAGAGCTTGACATGGCGATTTGTATTACAGAACATATTCCAGTGTTGGATATGGTAAAAGTAAAGCGATACATGGAAGGGAAGAAAACACGATTAGTTGGACCAAACTGTCCGGGGGTAATAACTGCAGATGAATGTAAAATTGGTATTATGCCTGGATATATTCATAAAAAAGGTCACATTGGTGTAGTCTCTCGTTCCGGCACATTAACTTATGAAGCGGTACATCAATTATCGCAAGCTGGCATTGGTCAAACATCTGCAGTCGGTATCGGAGGAGACCCGGTAAATGGTACAAACTTTATCGATGTATTACAAGAGTTTAACAATGATCCGGAAACTTATGCGGTTGTTATGATTGGAGAAATCGGCGGAACAGCGGAAGAAGAAGCAGCGGAATGGATTAAGAAAAACATGACAAAACCAGTTGTTGGCTTTATTGGAGGACAAACTGCTCCTCCAGGAAAACGTATGGGTCATGCTGGGGCGATAATTTCAGGTGGTAAAGGTACGGCAAAAGATAAAATTAAAGCGATGAATGATGCTGGAATTGAAGTTGCACCTACGCCATCTGTAATTGGTGAGACGCTTATTAAAGTGTTAAAAGAAAAAGGTCTATACGAAAAATGTAAAACCCATTAA